In Lonchura striata isolate bLonStr1 chromosome 14, bLonStr1.mat, whole genome shotgun sequence, one genomic interval encodes:
- the LOC110480082 gene encoding testis-specific serine/threonine-protein kinase 2, producing the protein MDAVVLKKKGYSLGDTLGEGSYGKVKAAYSHRLKCKVAIKIIDKKKISQNVLEKFLPREMEALMRLHHPSIIETYEIFETSSGKVYIVMELGERGSLLSYLTSQGAMEESVARCKFQQLASAIKHCHDLDFAHRDLKCDNILLDNELNFKLSDFGFSKPLVRDGNGKTILSSTFCGSLAYSAPELLEHIPCDPRTSDMWSLGIILYAMLFASQPFDSSNIKEMLQVQKQQKIHFMKSKNLSADCKNLIVHLLHPDASQRLCIDEVLRHPWLQTPKLGRSLRSTGRGDPKASGKKSPRNNRMTIPIVSKCKEWRRKTDSLMDTFL; encoded by the coding sequence ATGGACGCTGTGGTGCTTAAAAAGAAGGGCTACAGCCTTGGTGACACTCTTGGAGAAGGCTCCTATGGAAAAGTGAAAGCTGCCTACAGCCACCGCCTGAAATGCAAAGTGGCCATCAAGATCATCGACAAGAAGAAAATTTCTCAGAACGTCCTGGAAAAATTTCTCCCCAGGGAAATGGAGGCTTTGATGCGACTGCACCACCCCTCAATCATCGAAACCTATGAGATTTTTGAGACGTCCTCTGGGAAAGTGTACATTGTGATGGAGCTGGGGGAAAGGGGGAGTCTCCTGAGCTACCTGACCAGCCAGGGTGCCATGGAAGAGAGCGTCGCTCGCTGCAAGTTCCAGCAGTTGGCTTCTGCCATCAAGCATTGCCATGACTTGGACTTTGCCCACAGGGACCTGAAATGTGACAACATCCTGCTCGACAATGAGCTTAACTTCAAGCTGTCAGACTTTGGCTTTTCAAAACCCCTGGTTCGGGACGGAAATGGAAAAACCATCCTCAGCAGCACCTTCTGTGGGTCTCTTGCGTACTCAGCCCCCGAACTGCTCGAGCACATTCCTTGTGACCCCAGGACTTCAGACATGTGGAGCCTGGGCATTATCCTGTATGCAATGCTTTTTGCTTCACAGCCATTTGACAGTTCCAACATCAAGGAAATGCTCCAGGTTCAGAAACAACAGAAGATTCACTTCATGAAGTCAAAAAATCTCTCTGCAGACTGCAAGAACCTCATTGTCCACTTGCTCCACCCTGATGCATCCCAGAGGCTGTGCATAGATGAAGTTTTGAGACATCCCTGGCTGCAGACCCCAAAACTTGGGCGCAGTCTGAGATCCACAGGACGGGGTGACCCCAAAGcctctggaaagaaaagccCCAGAAACAACAGGATGACAATTCCCATTGTGAGTAAGTGTAAGGAGTGGAGGAGGAAAACAGATTCTCTTATGGATACTTTCCTTTAA